A genomic stretch from Frigoribacterium sp. PvP032 includes:
- a CDS encoding carbohydrate ABC transporter permease, producing the protein MTAPAVAPAAAPGGDLRAPTADRGRRPSRGGGSHGHAPGKQRFGLMGVVSIVVLVVMAVLWLLPFLWSLATSFKSEADAAATPQTWLPAGGFTLQAYRAILEQGNIPTWLFNSLLTSIAITLIVVATSALVAYAFSRLDFRGKKWLYVATIASIIIPPQVLIVPLFYQMLAFDMVDTYWGIILPQAIAPAMVFVLKKFFDQVPIELEDAARVDGAGRIRVFFTILLPLSRPILGAVSIFVFIGAWNNFLWPFIVTNDASLLTLPVGLQTIKSAYGIQYAQNMAAAILAALPLILVFLFFQRQIIKGISTTGFGGQ; encoded by the coding sequence ATGACCGCACCTGCCGTCGCCCCCGCCGCAGCGCCCGGCGGCGACCTCCGAGCACCCACCGCCGACCGCGGACGACGCCCGAGCCGAGGAGGCGGCAGCCACGGCCACGCACCCGGCAAGCAGCGCTTCGGCCTGATGGGCGTCGTCAGCATCGTGGTCCTCGTCGTGATGGCCGTGCTCTGGCTGCTGCCGTTCCTCTGGTCGCTGGCGACCTCGTTCAAGAGCGAGGCCGACGCGGCGGCGACGCCGCAGACCTGGCTGCCCGCGGGCGGCTTCACGCTGCAGGCCTACCGGGCGATCCTCGAGCAGGGGAACATCCCCACCTGGCTCTTCAACAGCCTGCTCACGTCGATCGCCATCACGCTGATCGTCGTGGCGACGTCGGCCCTGGTGGCGTACGCGTTCTCGCGGCTCGACTTCCGCGGCAAGAAGTGGCTCTACGTGGCGACCATCGCGTCGATCATCATCCCGCCGCAGGTGCTGATCGTGCCGCTGTTCTACCAGATGCTCGCCTTCGACATGGTCGACACGTACTGGGGCATCATCCTGCCGCAGGCCATCGCGCCCGCCATGGTGTTCGTGCTCAAGAAGTTCTTCGACCAGGTGCCGATCGAGCTCGAGGACGCGGCCCGCGTCGACGGCGCAGGACGCATCCGGGTGTTCTTCACGATCCTGCTGCCGCTCTCGCGGCCCATCCTCGGAGCGGTCTCGATCTTCGTGTTCATCGGCGCGTGGAACAACTTCCTCTGGCCCTTCATCGTCACGAACGACGCGTCGCTGCTCACGCTGCCCGTCGGCCTGCAGACCATCAAGAGCGCCTACGGCATCCAGTACGCGCAGAACATGGCCGCGGCGATCCTGGCGGCGCTCCCCCTGATCCTGGTGTTCCTGTTCTTCCAGCGACAGATCATCAAGGGCATCTCGACCACCGGCTTCGGGGGGCAGTAG
- a CDS encoding carbohydrate ABC transporter permease, which produces MTTTTVKTPAVPADRSPAAAAGSRSGTRTGTRMRPGAHKENRIGWGFAAPFTILFALFLVWPLLHGLYLSFTGQSLTGQGGELIGFANYAEAFADGAMWRSMLNTFWFTILSTIPLVAVALVLALLVNTGLPGQWLWRLSFFLPYLLASTVVSLFWVQLYSPTLGPINNVLATLGLPQPAWLQDPDTAMIAVVATTVWWTVGFNFLLYLAALQNIPDQQYEAASLDGAGRWRSLWSITIPQLGPTTGLIVILQVLASLKVFDQIYQMTNGGPAGTTRSTVQYIFESGFTGYRFGYSSAISYIFFAVIVVISIAQFSITARNRKGAQR; this is translated from the coding sequence GTGACGACCACCACGGTCAAGACCCCGGCGGTCCCCGCCGACCGGAGCCCGGCTGCTGCAGCCGGCAGCCGCAGCGGCACCCGCACGGGCACCCGAATGCGCCCCGGTGCCCACAAGGAGAACCGGATCGGCTGGGGCTTCGCGGCCCCGTTCACGATCCTGTTCGCCCTGTTCCTCGTGTGGCCCCTCCTGCACGGCCTCTACCTCAGCTTCACGGGGCAGAGCCTCACGGGCCAGGGCGGCGAGCTGATCGGCTTCGCCAACTACGCCGAGGCCTTCGCCGACGGAGCCATGTGGCGCTCGATGCTGAACACGTTCTGGTTCACGATCCTCAGCACGATCCCGCTCGTCGCGGTCGCGCTCGTGCTCGCGCTGCTGGTCAACACCGGCCTGCCGGGCCAGTGGCTCTGGCGGCTCAGCTTCTTCCTGCCGTACCTGCTGGCGTCGACCGTGGTGTCGCTGTTCTGGGTCCAGCTCTACAGCCCGACGCTCGGCCCGATAAACAACGTGCTCGCCACCCTGGGGCTGCCGCAGCCCGCCTGGCTGCAGGACCCGGACACCGCCATGATCGCCGTCGTCGCCACGACGGTCTGGTGGACTGTCGGCTTCAACTTCCTGCTGTACCTCGCGGCGCTGCAGAACATCCCCGACCAGCAGTACGAGGCGGCCTCGCTCGACGGCGCCGGCCGGTGGCGCTCGCTCTGGTCGATCACGATCCCGCAGCTCGGCCCCACCACCGGCCTCATCGTCATCCTGCAGGTGCTCGCGTCGCTCAAGGTCTTCGACCAGATCTACCAGATGACCAACGGCGGGCCGGCGGGCACGACGCGCTCCACAGTCCAGTACATCTTCGAGTCGGGCTTCACCGGCTACCGGTTCGGCTACTCGAGCGCCATCTCGTACATCTTCTTCGCCGTGATCGTGGTCATCTCGATCGCCCAGTTCTCGATCACGGCCCGCAACCGCAAGGGAGCCCAGCGATGA
- the hrpA gene encoding ATP-dependent RNA helicase HrpA encodes MSPTITYPPELPVSQRRDDIAAAIRDHQVVIVAGSTGSGKTTQLPKICLELGRTSIGHTQPRRIAARTISERIAEELGEEVGGLVGYQVRFTDKVGADTQIKLMTDGILLNEIHFDRELKRYDTIIIDEAHERSLTIDFLLGYLKQLLPRRPDLKLIITSATIDPESFSQHFDGAPIVEVSGRTYPVEIRYRPLVADDSTADDDRDVDDLDGLDLDDAPAPARQAARRDDSRRDDGRRRGEPGRPGAAARRAKEAQAGDPRQRADDKDYLQGINEALDELAGESSGDVLVFLSGENEIRDAEDAIRARNLPQTEVLPLYGRLSAADQHRVFQPSSTAGTRRRIVLATNVAETSLTVPGIKYVIDAGTARISRYSTRAKVQRLPIEAISQASANQRSGRSGRTSDGIAIRLYSETDFEKRDEFTEPEILRTNLAAVILQMISLGLGDIAAFPFLQPPDSRGIKDGLDLLRELGAVTQGGQITRVGKQLTRLPIDPRLARMAVESKVHGTTREVLAIVAALSIQDPRERPLERRAQADEAHARFKDPQGDFMTLLNLWNHLEDKKDELTGNAFKRLCRDEFLNYLRVREWQDVYRQLLRAAKPLGLHVGERSTNPDGVHRSLLAGLLSQIGLLDPQKKDYVGARQTRFLVFPGSSLAKKQPAAIMSAELVETSRLFARVNGAIDPAWAEPLAPDLVKRSYGEPHWEKKQGSVVAYERVTLYGVPIVPRRRIQFSRIDPGYARELFIRHALVEGDWESRQSFEKANQQLIRELTEVEERTRRRDILVDGDAAFEFFQRRVPAEVTSTRDFEGWWRRAKQETPDLLTMTAADLLGEDEPDVDEAGFPSTWRQGDQTLTLRYKFEPGADDDGVTVVVPLPLLARLRPAGFDWQVPGLRDELVTSLIKSLPKQIRKNVVPAADWASKITAELPAEPPHDVAESFTATLASVIKKLTYTPVDAADFDLERVPAHLRVTWAVVDERGRTVGAGKSLDELQHRLSDDMRESVARVTQGQGAGQGAGGAGRGRRGRGGPEGGRPDAATAAPANAIERGGLTSWDFDELPTVVDTRHGDTVIRAYPALVDEGASVAIRLMATPADQARETPRGVRRLLMLAVPSPVAYVQQHLTAPEKLILATSPYQNTSALFADCLVAVVDDVLHRVKPDGQLYTKKEFLTVRDRVSGAVMDQMFQTVSLVARTLTAARDADKAMKAATNMSLLTALTDMRQQRDRLVYPGFVSATGLQQLQRVPVYLVGITRRTAKLLEAPSRDRAWLTEVQQATERYEAAGGTFPPAEGAPPALVRARWMLEEFRISLFAQDLRPSESVSLQRIVKVLASA; translated from the coding sequence ATGTCGCCCACCATCACCTATCCCCCCGAGCTGCCGGTCAGCCAGAGACGCGACGACATCGCCGCCGCGATCCGTGACCACCAGGTCGTCATCGTCGCGGGGTCGACCGGCTCGGGCAAGACGACGCAGCTGCCGAAGATCTGCCTCGAGCTCGGCCGCACGAGCATCGGGCACACGCAGCCGCGCCGCATCGCCGCGCGCACCATCAGCGAGCGCATCGCTGAGGAGCTCGGCGAGGAGGTCGGCGGGCTCGTCGGCTACCAGGTCCGGTTCACGGACAAGGTCGGCGCCGACACGCAGATCAAGCTGATGACCGACGGCATCCTGCTGAACGAGATCCACTTCGACCGCGAGCTGAAGCGCTACGACACGATCATCATCGACGAGGCCCACGAGCGCAGCCTCACCATCGACTTCCTGCTCGGGTACCTGAAGCAGCTGCTGCCCCGGCGCCCCGACCTCAAGCTGATCATCACGAGCGCGACGATCGACCCCGAGTCGTTCTCGCAGCACTTCGACGGTGCGCCCATCGTCGAGGTCTCAGGCCGCACCTACCCGGTCGAGATCCGGTACCGGCCGCTCGTCGCCGACGACAGCACGGCCGACGACGACCGCGACGTCGACGACCTGGACGGTCTCGATCTCGACGACGCCCCGGCCCCGGCTCGCCAGGCTGCGCGACGCGACGACTCACGCCGTGACGACGGACGCCGGCGTGGCGAGCCCGGCCGCCCCGGCGCCGCGGCCCGACGGGCGAAGGAGGCGCAGGCCGGCGACCCGAGGCAGCGCGCCGACGACAAGGACTACCTGCAGGGCATCAACGAGGCCCTCGACGAGCTGGCCGGGGAGAGCTCGGGCGACGTGCTCGTGTTCCTCAGCGGCGAGAACGAGATCCGCGACGCGGAGGACGCGATCCGGGCGCGGAACCTGCCGCAGACGGAGGTGCTGCCGCTCTACGGCCGCCTCAGCGCCGCCGACCAGCACCGCGTCTTCCAGCCGAGCTCGACCGCGGGCACCAGACGTCGCATCGTCCTCGCGACGAACGTCGCCGAGACCAGCCTCACCGTGCCGGGCATCAAGTACGTGATCGACGCCGGCACCGCGCGCATCAGCCGTTACTCGACGCGCGCCAAGGTGCAGCGCCTCCCGATCGAGGCGATCTCGCAGGCGAGCGCGAACCAGCGCTCGGGCCGGTCGGGCCGCACGAGCGACGGCATCGCGATCCGGCTCTACAGCGAGACCGACTTCGAGAAGCGCGACGAGTTCACCGAGCCCGAGATCCTCCGCACGAACCTCGCCGCCGTCATCCTCCAGATGATCTCGCTCGGCCTCGGCGACATCGCGGCGTTCCCGTTCCTCCAGCCGCCCGACAGTCGCGGCATCAAGGACGGCCTCGACCTGCTGCGCGAGCTCGGCGCCGTGACGCAGGGCGGCCAGATCACCCGCGTCGGCAAGCAGCTGACACGCCTGCCGATCGACCCGCGCCTCGCCCGCATGGCCGTCGAGTCGAAGGTGCACGGCACCACCCGCGAGGTGCTCGCGATCGTCGCGGCGCTGAGCATCCAGGATCCCCGCGAACGTCCGCTCGAGCGTCGTGCCCAGGCCGACGAGGCGCACGCCCGCTTCAAGGACCCGCAGGGCGACTTCATGACCCTGCTCAACCTCTGGAACCACCTGGAGGACAAGAAGGACGAGCTCACCGGCAACGCCTTCAAGCGCCTCTGCCGCGACGAGTTCCTCAACTACCTGCGCGTGCGCGAGTGGCAGGACGTCTACCGGCAGCTGCTGCGCGCGGCGAAGCCCCTCGGCCTGCACGTCGGCGAGCGCAGCACGAACCCCGACGGCGTGCACCGCAGCCTGCTCGCCGGCCTGCTCAGCCAGATCGGACTGCTCGACCCGCAGAAGAAGGACTACGTCGGCGCCCGGCAGACGCGGTTCCTCGTGTTCCCCGGCAGCTCGCTCGCGAAGAAGCAGCCCGCCGCGATCATGAGCGCCGAGCTCGTCGAGACGAGCCGCCTGTTCGCCCGCGTCAACGGCGCCATCGACCCTGCCTGGGCCGAGCCGCTCGCCCCCGACCTCGTGAAGCGCAGCTACGGCGAGCCGCACTGGGAGAAGAAGCAGGGCTCGGTCGTCGCCTACGAGCGCGTGACGCTCTACGGCGTCCCGATCGTGCCCAGGAGGCGCATCCAGTTCTCCCGGATCGACCCCGGCTACGCCCGTGAGCTCTTCATCCGGCACGCGCTCGTCGAGGGCGACTGGGAGAGCCGCCAGTCGTTCGAGAAGGCCAACCAGCAGCTGATCCGCGAGCTCACCGAGGTGGAGGAGCGCACCCGCCGTCGCGACATCCTCGTCGACGGCGACGCCGCGTTCGAGTTCTTCCAGCGTCGTGTGCCGGCCGAGGTCACGAGCACCCGCGACTTCGAGGGCTGGTGGCGCAGGGCGAAGCAGGAGACCCCCGACCTCCTCACCATGACCGCGGCCGACCTGCTCGGCGAGGACGAGCCCGACGTCGACGAGGCCGGGTTCCCGAGCACGTGGCGGCAGGGCGACCAGACGCTCACCCTGCGCTACAAGTTCGAGCCGGGTGCCGACGACGACGGCGTGACGGTGGTCGTGCCCCTGCCGCTCTTGGCGCGCCTCCGGCCGGCCGGGTTCGACTGGCAGGTGCCTGGACTCCGCGACGAGCTGGTCACCTCGCTGATCAAGTCGCTTCCGAAGCAGATCCGCAAGAACGTCGTCCCCGCCGCCGACTGGGCGTCGAAGATCACCGCCGAGCTGCCGGCCGAGCCCCCGCACGACGTCGCGGAGTCGTTCACCGCGACCCTCGCCTCCGTCATCAAGAAGCTGACGTACACGCCCGTCGACGCCGCCGACTTCGATCTCGAACGGGTGCCCGCGCACCTGCGCGTGACGTGGGCGGTCGTCGACGAGCGCGGTCGCACGGTGGGTGCGGGCAAGTCGCTCGACGAGCTGCAGCACCGGCTCAGCGACGACATGCGCGAGTCCGTCGCACGGGTCACCCAGGGCCAGGGCGCAGGGCAGGGCGCAGGAGGCGCGGGTCGCGGCCGGCGAGGACGCGGCGGCCCCGAGGGCGGTCGCCCCGACGCCGCGACCGCCGCCCCCGCGAACGCCATCGAGCGCGGCGGCCTCACCTCGTGGGACTTCGACGAGCTGCCGACCGTCGTCGACACGCGGCACGGCGACACCGTGATCCGGGCGTACCCGGCGCTGGTCGACGAGGGAGCCTCCGTCGCGATCCGCCTGATGGCGACGCCCGCCGACCAGGCCCGCGAGACGCCCAGGGGGGTGCGCCGCCTGCTCATGCTCGCCGTGCCGAGCCCCGTGGCCTACGTGCAGCAGCACCTCACGGCGCCCGAGAAGCTGATCCTCGCGACGAGCCCGTACCAGAACACCTCGGCGCTCTTCGCGGACTGCCTCGTCGCGGTCGTCGACGACGTGCTGCACCGGGTCAAGCCCGACGGGCAGCTGTACACGAAGAAGGAGTTCCTCACGGTGCGCGACCGGGTGTCGGGCGCCGTGATGGACCAGATGTTCCAGACGGTGTCGCTCGTGGCCCGCACCCTGACCGCCGCCCGCGACGCGGACAAGGCCATGAAGGCGGCGACGAACATGTCGCTGCTGACGGCCCTGACCGACATGCGGCAGCAGCGCGACCGGCTGGTGTACCCGGGCTTCGTCTCGGCGACCGGTCTGCAGCAGCTGCAGCGCGTGCCCGTGTACCTCGTCGGCATCACCCGCCGCACGGCGAAGCTGCTCGAGGCGCCGTCTCGCGACCGGGCGTGGCTGACCGAGGTGCAGCAGGCGACGGAGCGCTACGAGGCGGCGGGCGGGACGTTCCCGCCGGCCGAGGGGGCGCCTCCTGCGCTCGTGCGCGCCCGGTGGATGCTCGAGGAGTTCCGCATCAGCCTCTTCGCCCAGGACCTGCGGCCGAGCGAGAGCGTGTCGCTGCAGCGCATCGTCAAGGTGCTCGCCTCGGCGTAG
- a CDS encoding PhzF family phenazine biosynthesis protein, which produces MTVPRVPTTASSTDVLRLTAFADGPGGGNPAGAVLDASTLEEGQMQAIAAEVGYAETAFVVDGAVGGDDRVVRTRYFSPIAEVPFCGHATIATAVALAEARGRGAFRFETAVGPVVIETTQEAGAGGEGVLRASFTSVEPRTRPLDVAVADELLGLLGLVRDDVDPGWPVTEAFAGNWHPVVALRSLAVFDAFGFDPGAVRELMDRQGWSGTVTVVCTEGVDLGLAADGSTRRAGTGSSAIEARNLFPVGAVTEDPATGSAAAALGAYLRAVGLLAPPARFTVRQGRHVGRPSLLTVDVPEVGGITVSGTASPVEA; this is translated from the coding sequence GTGACCGTTCCCCGCGTGCCGACGACCGCCTCCTCGACCGACGTGCTGCGGCTGACCGCGTTCGCGGACGGGCCGGGCGGTGGCAACCCCGCGGGGGCGGTGCTCGACGCGTCGACGCTCGAGGAGGGACAGATGCAGGCGATCGCCGCCGAGGTCGGCTACGCGGAGACCGCCTTCGTCGTCGACGGAGCCGTCGGGGGTGACGACCGCGTCGTGCGGACGCGCTACTTCTCGCCGATCGCCGAGGTGCCGTTCTGCGGGCACGCGACGATCGCGACCGCCGTGGCACTCGCCGAGGCGCGGGGCCGCGGGGCGTTCCGCTTCGAGACGGCCGTCGGTCCGGTCGTGATCGAGACCACGCAGGAGGCGGGGGCCGGGGGAGAGGGCGTGCTGCGCGCCTCCTTCACCAGCGTCGAGCCGCGCACGCGGCCGCTCGACGTCGCGGTCGCCGACGAGCTGCTCGGCCTGCTCGGGCTGGTGCGTGACGACGTCGATCCGGGGTGGCCGGTGACGGAGGCGTTCGCCGGCAACTGGCACCCGGTCGTGGCCCTGCGGTCGCTCGCGGTGTTCGACGCGTTCGGGTTCGACCCGGGCGCGGTGCGCGAGCTGATGGACCGGCAGGGCTGGTCGGGCACCGTCACGGTCGTCTGCACCGAGGGCGTCGATCTCGGCCTCGCCGCCGACGGCTCGACCCGACGGGCCGGCACCGGGTCGTCCGCGATCGAGGCGCGCAACCTGTTCCCCGTCGGCGCCGTCACCGAGGACCCTGCCACGGGATCTGCCGCCGCCGCCCTCGGAGCGTACCTGCGCGCTGTCGGCCTGCTCGCGCCTCCTGCACGGTTCACTGTGCGCCAGGGCAGGCACGTCGGACGTCCGAGCCTGCTCACGGTCGACGTGCCCGAGGTCGGCGGCATCACGGTCAGCGGCACGGCCAGCCCCGTCGAGGCCTGA
- a CDS encoding LacI family DNA-binding transcriptional regulator: MRATVKDVAARAGVSPKTVSNVVTGAVKVSAETRARVEEAVAALSYVPNLSARGLRNGRTGAIALAFPDLTTPYSAEMSHWFVEVAHERGWSVQLEQTGMRPERERELLLRGKEHLVDGLVLNPVSLDESAIVGAESLPPVVVIGEVEQSLVDQVRVDSVAAARDMTTHLIALGHRRIAVLGSSGDGFDSATARARTLGWQQAHEAAGLPVDPALRWSCRSWSPEAGAAAVRERLAADGPPDALFCFTDSLAIGAVHALWAAGLRAPDDVSVAGFDDIADGRFTLPPLTTVRLDKRLFAERTLELLAARIADRDRPPELAIIPHEIVRRESTAAVRAS; encoded by the coding sequence ATGCGAGCGACGGTCAAGGACGTGGCCGCCCGGGCGGGCGTCTCGCCGAAGACGGTCTCGAACGTCGTCACGGGGGCGGTCAAGGTCAGCGCCGAGACGCGGGCCCGCGTCGAGGAGGCGGTGGCCGCGCTGTCCTACGTGCCCAACCTGAGTGCGCGCGGGCTCCGCAACGGTCGCACCGGCGCCATCGCGCTCGCGTTCCCCGACCTGACGACGCCGTACAGCGCCGAGATGTCGCACTGGTTCGTCGAGGTCGCGCACGAGCGCGGCTGGTCGGTGCAGCTGGAGCAGACGGGCATGCGGCCCGAACGCGAGCGCGAGCTGCTGCTGCGGGGCAAGGAGCACCTCGTCGACGGGCTCGTGCTCAACCCGGTGAGCCTCGACGAGAGCGCCATCGTCGGCGCGGAGTCGCTGCCGCCGGTCGTCGTGATCGGCGAGGTCGAGCAGAGCCTCGTCGACCAGGTCAGGGTCGACAGCGTCGCCGCCGCCCGCGACATGACCACCCACCTGATCGCGCTCGGGCACCGGCGCATCGCCGTGCTCGGCAGCTCGGGCGACGGCTTCGACAGCGCGACGGCCCGCGCGCGCACCCTCGGCTGGCAGCAGGCGCACGAGGCGGCAGGGCTGCCCGTCGACCCTGCGCTGCGGTGGTCGTGCCGGTCGTGGTCGCCTGAGGCGGGCGCCGCCGCCGTGCGCGAGCGGCTCGCCGCCGACGGCCCGCCGGACGCGCTCTTCTGCTTCACCGACTCGCTCGCGATCGGCGCCGTGCACGCCCTGTGGGCGGCGGGGCTGCGGGCCCCCGACGACGTGTCCGTCGCCGGGTTCGACGACATCGCCGACGGACGGTTCACGCTGCCGCCGCTCACGACGGTGCGGCTCGACAAGCGGCTCTTCGCCGAGCGCACGCTCGAGCTGCTGGCGGCGCGCATCGCCGACCGCGACCGCCCCCCGGAGCTCGCGATCATCCCGCACGAGATCGTGCGCCGAGAGAGCACGGCGGCGGTGCGCGCGAGCTGA
- a CDS encoding helix-turn-helix transcriptional regulator, which yields MDDLNRPALDADAAPRRDDGPPGHEQDGRDASSTARRGRPRRRSAGARAMHPFEVLGDVTRRELVAVLAIGRQTSGDLASILHERRAVGWSSVSQHLGVLLESGFVVVEQDGPRRWYHLRDDWLDLVGAGLDELRSAWDEGTSCRELGAGPAVMARRIRSGDVVLREPGDPVPPPRDARRGRNGLDLSARGVGRSHWSDDADGSSDLD from the coding sequence ATGGACGACCTGAACCGTCCTGCTCTCGACGCCGACGCGGCCCCTCGCCGCGACGACGGGCCGCCCGGCCACGAGCAGGACGGCCGCGACGCGTCGTCCACGGCGCGTCGTGGACGCCCGCGTCGCCGCTCGGCTGGAGCACGGGCGATGCACCCGTTCGAGGTCCTCGGCGACGTGACGAGGCGAGAACTGGTGGCGGTGCTCGCGATCGGTCGGCAGACGTCGGGCGACCTCGCGAGCATCCTGCACGAGCGACGCGCCGTGGGGTGGTCGAGCGTGTCCCAGCACCTCGGGGTTCTCCTCGAATCGGGCTTCGTCGTCGTCGAGCAGGACGGTCCCCGGCGTTGGTACCACCTGCGCGACGACTGGCTCGATCTCGTCGGCGCCGGCCTCGACGAGCTACGGAGTGCCTGGGACGAGGGCACGTCATGCCGAGAGCTGGGCGCCGGTCCTGCCGTCATGGCTCGACGGATCCGGTCGGGCGACGTCGTCCTGAGGGAGCCGGGCGATCCGGTGCCGCCACCACGGGACGCCAGGCGGGGACGCAACGGACTCGACCTCAGTGCCCGCGGCGTCGGCCGGAGCCACTGGAGCGACGACGCCGACGGCAGCAGCGACCTCGACTGA
- a CDS encoding extracellular solute-binding protein, with the protein MTLPDHPARRRSTSSTQAGPPGTGSGLSRRGVLVGGAALLGTAFAATALSGCATGATTASGATVEQLKFWHLLSGGDGVKMSALVDQANEQNPEFHATQTVLAWGTPYYTKLAMASAGGRAPDVAIMHASRVPGYAPGGLLDPWDIEKLASYGLREEDFAPAVWNAGFSGDQLFSVALDSHPFILLYNTDIAAQAGALGPDGQLVEITSPEQFLEVASAMQAVTGKHGASWGYLNDGAQLWRMFYTFYKQQGAEMVLREGGTVEYDEEAAVTALEFIQQMTDGTVMAEASDIQSGIAEFVSGESGMLFTGVWEVPSAAASGIPYDASMIPTLFGTPAVYADSHAFVLPRQSTVDDAKREDVYKMVSTILKDSISWAEAGHIPAYGPVVDSSEYADLLPQAHYAEAAEYLNYDPPAWFTGSGSDFQTYFLDSIQSVVLAKDDAATGMKRFVDRVNTQLGRPAPV; encoded by the coding sequence ATGACCCTGCCCGACCACCCCGCCCGCAGGCGCAGCACCAGCAGCACCCAGGCCGGCCCACCCGGCACCGGCTCGGGCCTCAGCCGCCGCGGAGTCCTCGTCGGCGGCGCGGCCCTCCTCGGCACCGCGTTCGCGGCCACCGCGCTCTCAGGCTGTGCGACCGGCGCGACCACCGCCTCCGGCGCGACGGTCGAGCAGCTCAAGTTCTGGCACCTGCTGAGCGGAGGCGACGGCGTGAAGATGTCCGCCCTCGTCGACCAGGCCAACGAGCAGAATCCCGAGTTCCACGCGACGCAGACCGTGCTCGCCTGGGGCACGCCGTACTACACGAAGCTCGCCATGGCGTCGGCCGGCGGCCGCGCCCCCGACGTCGCGATCATGCACGCCTCACGCGTGCCCGGCTACGCGCCCGGCGGCCTGCTCGACCCCTGGGACATCGAGAAGCTCGCCTCGTACGGCCTCCGAGAGGAGGACTTCGCGCCCGCGGTCTGGAACGCCGGCTTCAGCGGCGACCAGCTGTTCTCGGTCGCGCTCGACTCGCACCCGTTCATCCTGCTGTACAACACCGACATCGCCGCCCAGGCCGGTGCCCTCGGCCCCGACGGCCAGCTGGTCGAGATCACGAGCCCGGAGCAGTTCCTCGAGGTCGCGAGCGCGATGCAGGCCGTCACCGGCAAGCACGGCGCCTCGTGGGGCTACCTCAACGACGGCGCCCAGCTCTGGCGCATGTTCTACACGTTCTACAAGCAGCAGGGCGCCGAGATGGTGCTGCGCGAGGGCGGGACCGTCGAGTACGACGAGGAGGCGGCCGTCACCGCCCTCGAGTTCATCCAGCAGATGACCGACGGCACCGTCATGGCGGAGGCGAGCGACATCCAGTCGGGCATCGCCGAGTTCGTCTCGGGCGAGAGCGGCATGCTCTTCACCGGCGTCTGGGAGGTGCCGAGCGCCGCGGCGTCGGGCATCCCGTACGACGCGAGCATGATCCCGACGCTCTTCGGCACGCCCGCCGTCTACGCCGACTCGCACGCGTTCGTCCTGCCGCGCCAGAGCACGGTCGACGACGCCAAGCGCGAGGACGTCTACAAGATGGTCTCGACCATCTTGAAGGACTCGATCTCGTGGGCCGAGGCCGGGCACATCCCCGCCTACGGCCCGGTGGTCGACAGCAGCGAGTACGCCGACCTGCTCCCGCAGGCGCACTACGCGGAGGCAGCCGAGTACCTCAACTACGACCCGCCCGCCTGGTTCACCGGCTCGGGGTCGGACTTCCAGACGTACTTCCTCGACAGCATCCAGTCGGTCGTCCTCGCCAAGGACGACGCGGCGACCGGCATGAAGCGGTTCGTCGACCGGGTCAACACGCAGCTCGGCCGCCCCGCCCCGGTGTGA